Proteins encoded within one genomic window of candidate division Zixibacteria bacterium HGW-Zixibacteria-1:
- a CDS encoding insulinase family protein: MKRGLMIPVLVALLYLAGSGTAAANEIQLDVKERTLANGMTILVLEKHTAPVFTGLIRFKTGSIDEHPGITGISHFLEHMMFKGTRIFGTSNYEAEVPLMERIDSLGNLMLQEQIKLQNPITAPDSARYKELRQQIADAQAEGKQYVVKDELWSTYLQNGGTRLNAGTGNDGTSYFVSLPKNKLELWALLESDRLKNIVFREFYSERDVVMEERRLSLENEPDGRLDEAFGATMFWATPYGWPVVGWMSDLQRITRGDLEDYFRIHYGPGNAIAIIVGDVNADEVFAMCEKYFGNLPPQPLPPAVMTVDGSQMGERRVEVVMDANPEAFIGWHIPRVGHPDIAPLDVAANILSSGRTSRFYKKIKEARLGTVSASAWEGRIPAAFYCTLTPMGEHTTEELEQAVYTEIDKLKTEPVSNWELEKVRNQMKASLLRGLDSNGGLAFRISTSKAMTGDWKHFLNAYEAINRVTAEDVMRVVNKYLTRENRTVTYLVKAETENNPEISNSGH; encoded by the coding sequence ATGAAAAGAGGACTAATGATCCCGGTTCTCGTGGCATTGCTGTATCTGGCAGGGTCGGGAACTGCCGCGGCAAATGAAATTCAGCTTGATGTCAAAGAACGGACGCTGGCCAACGGCATGACCATCCTGGTGCTGGAAAAACATACGGCGCCCGTGTTCACCGGGTTGATAAGGTTCAAAACGGGCTCAATCGATGAGCACCCCGGAATTACCGGCATTTCGCACTTTCTGGAACATATGATGTTCAAGGGAACCAGGATATTCGGCACCAGTAACTATGAGGCTGAAGTTCCTCTTATGGAAAGAATCGATTCTTTGGGTAATCTGATGCTGCAGGAGCAAATAAAGCTGCAGAATCCTATAACGGCTCCCGATTCGGCCAGATATAAGGAACTGCGCCAGCAGATTGCCGATGCCCAGGCGGAGGGAAAACAATATGTGGTCAAGGACGAATTGTGGAGCACTTATCTGCAGAATGGAGGCACCAGACTCAATGCCGGGACAGGTAATGATGGTACCAGCTACTTCGTGTCGCTTCCCAAAAACAAGCTCGAATTATGGGCGCTTCTGGAATCGGATCGATTAAAAAACATCGTCTTTCGGGAATTTTATTCCGAGCGTGATGTTGTCATGGAAGAACGCCGGCTGTCGCTAGAGAATGAGCCCGATGGGCGCCTCGATGAAGCCTTTGGGGCCACCATGTTCTGGGCGACTCCGTACGGCTGGCCGGTTGTCGGGTGGATGTCCGACCTTCAAAGAATCACACGGGGCGATCTTGAAGATTATTTTCGAATTCACTACGGTCCCGGTAATGCCATAGCCATTATTGTGGGCGATGTCAATGCCGACGAAGTTTTTGCTATGTGCGAAAAGTATTTTGGCAACCTCCCGCCTCAGCCTCTTCCCCCGGCAGTTATGACAGTTGATGGCAGCCAGATGGGCGAGCGGCGCGTGGAAGTCGTCATGGATGCCAATCCCGAAGCTTTTATCGGTTGGCATATCCCTCGCGTCGGTCATCCCGATATTGCCCCGCTTGATGTTGCGGCCAATATTCTCTCCTCCGGCCGAACCAGCCGCTTTTACAAGAAAATCAAAGAAGCCCGGCTCGGGACAGTTTCGGCATCCGCCTGGGAGGGAAGAATTCCCGCCGCTTTCTATTGCACCTTGACGCCAATGGGCGAACACACTACTGAAGAGCTGGAGCAGGCTGTCTACACCGAAATTGACAAATTAAAGACCGAACCGGTTTCGAACTGGGAATTGGAAAAGGTTCGAAACCAGATGAAGGCCTCACTTCTCAGGGGACTTGACTCCAACGGAGGACTGGCTTTCAGAATTTCCACGAGCAAGGCCATGACCGGCGACTGGAAGCATTTCCTGAATGCTTATGAGGCCATCAACCGGGTCACCGCCGAAGATGTAATGAGAGTGGTTAACAAATATCTGACCAGGGAAAATCGTACTGTGACATATCTTGTCAAGGCGGAAACTGAAAACAATCCGGAAATCTCCAATAGCGGCCATTGA
- a CDS encoding phosphoribosylformylglycinamidine cyclo-ligase has translation MEKGKLNYAAAGVNIAAADAAKERIKKLAKDTFNESVLSEIGSFGGFFKPELGGLKSPVLISSADGVGTKLKLAFMCGRHNTVGEDLVNHCVNDILVHGAKPLFFLDYIATGKLDPENVSEIIEGLARGCRNAGMALLGGETAEMPNFYDAGEYDLAGFIVGLVDQAKIINGNDIEEGDTILGLASNGLHTNGYSLARKAIFEIAGMKFNDNVESLGMTVGDALLMTHKSYLKAISSLINDFEIKGMAHITGGGIAGNFIRILPEGRRAVIRKGTWNIKPIFDFIQKTGDIADEAMFEAFNMGIGYIIVVSENVVANAVESLKASGELPYIIGKIEKGEKQIVFKD, from the coding sequence ATGGAAAAAGGAAAATTGAATTATGCTGCGGCCGGCGTGAATATCGCCGCGGCCGATGCAGCCAAGGAAAGAATTAAAAAGCTGGCCAAAGACACTTTTAATGAGTCGGTCTTATCGGAGATCGGTTCCTTTGGCGGCTTTTTCAAACCGGAATTGGGCGGATTAAAATCACCGGTATTGATTTCATCAGCCGATGGCGTCGGGACCAAACTTAAGCTGGCCTTCATGTGCGGCCGCCATAACACGGTCGGCGAAGACCTGGTCAACCATTGTGTGAACGATATTTTGGTGCATGGCGCCAAACCGCTGTTTTTTCTGGATTATATCGCGACAGGCAAACTGGATCCGGAAAATGTATCCGAAATAATTGAGGGGCTGGCGAGGGGCTGCCGAAATGCCGGCATGGCTTTGCTGGGCGGCGAAACGGCCGAAATGCCCAATTTTTACGATGCCGGAGAATATGATCTGGCCGGTTTCATTGTCGGCCTGGTGGACCAGGCAAAGATAATAAACGGCAACGACATTGAAGAGGGCGATACGATTCTGGGTCTGGCCTCCAACGGTCTTCATACCAATGGTTATTCGCTGGCCAGGAAGGCCATCTTTGAAATTGCCGGGATGAAATTCAATGATAATGTGGAGTCGCTGGGAATGACGGTGGGCGATGCCCTCCTTATGACCCATAAATCATATCTTAAGGCGATTTCCTCGCTTATCAACGATTTCGAAATCAAGGGAATGGCTCATATTACGGGCGGCGGCATTGCCGGTAACTTTATCAGAATTCTGCCGGAGGGGCGACGGGCCGTTATCAGAAAAGGGACCTGGAATATTAAGCCGATATTCGACTTTATTCAAAAAACGGGTGACATAGCCGATGAAGCTATGTTTGAAGCCTTCAATATGGGCATTGGATATATTATTGTCGTATCTGAAAATGTGGTTGCCAACGCAGTCGAAAGTTTAAAAGCCTCGGGAGAATTGCCGTATATCATTGGTAAAATAGAAAAGGGCGAAAAACAGATAGTATTTAAGGACTAA
- a CDS encoding 2,3-bisphosphoglycerate-independent phosphoglycerate mutase (catalyzes the interconversion of 2-phosphoglycerate and 3-phosphoglycerate) → MFLLCILDGFGLRGHEYFNAVIKAKKPNLLKLYKSCPNIPIQGSGLAVGLPEGQMGNSEVGHLNIGAGRIVYQDVTRIDKSIADGDFFENEAFVKGFDLALKNNSAVHLFGLVSDGCVHSSMEHLKALIRMAKKRGIRKLFLHAFMDGRDTPPHSGAGYMKEMVDYFNEIGLGRVATVMGRYYGMDRDKRWDRTEKAYQAIVNKGGPHSADPVAAIEQSYKDDVTDEFIIPIVIDRGDEDEGRLRNGDVALFFNFRADRVRQLSYLFTGHDAKDFPHPDNPNIHLITMTNYDAGLKEAHVAFPPVRLQNIFGEILAREGLRQLRIAETEKYAHVTYFFNGGVEVPFENEDRVMIHSPKVATYDLKPEMSSVEVADETVRRILSKKYDVVILNFANCDMVGHTGILEAAVKAVEAVDNGLGKIMKAVEAVKGQAIITADHGNAEQMWDPDTNGPFTAHTTNPVPFIFYDSTARGSNVGLRRGGILADLAPTIMHYLNIKQPAEMTGKSMFVSGEVPVFRN, encoded by the coding sequence ATGTTTCTGTTGTGCATTCTCGACGGTTTTGGACTGCGAGGCCATGAATATTTCAATGCTGTCATAAAGGCAAAAAAACCAAACCTTCTAAAACTTTATAAAAGCTGTCCCAATATTCCCATTCAGGGCTCCGGCCTGGCGGTCGGCTTGCCCGAGGGGCAGATGGGCAATTCCGAAGTAGGTCATCTCAATATCGGGGCCGGGAGAATTGTCTATCAGGATGTTACCCGAATCGATAAATCCATCGCCGACGGCGATTTTTTTGAAAATGAGGCCTTTGTCAAGGGATTCGATCTGGCGCTGAAGAATAACTCCGCCGTGCATCTTTTTGGACTGGTTTCCGACGGCTGTGTGCATTCCTCGATGGAGCATCTTAAGGCCCTGATAAGAATGGCTAAAAAGCGGGGAATAAGAAAGTTATTCCTGCATGCTTTTATGGATGGCCGCGACACTCCGCCTCATTCGGGCGCCGGCTACATGAAAGAGATGGTCGATTATTTTAATGAGATCGGGCTGGGCAGGGTGGCCACGGTTATGGGGCGCTATTATGGCATGGATCGGGACAAGCGCTGGGATCGGACGGAGAAAGCATATCAGGCAATTGTCAATAAGGGAGGGCCGCATAGCGCGGATCCGGTGGCGGCAATCGAGCAGTCATACAAAGATGATGTGACCGACGAATTCATTATCCCGATAGTCATTGACCGGGGTGATGAAGACGAGGGCAGGCTTCGCAACGGCGATGTTGCTCTCTTTTTCAACTTCCGCGCCGACCGCGTCCGTCAGTTGTCTTATCTTTTTACGGGGCATGATGCCAAAGATTTTCCACATCCGGATAACCCGAATATTCACTTGATCACTATGACCAATTATGATGCCGGATTGAAGGAGGCGCATGTGGCCTTTCCGCCGGTGCGTCTGCAGAATATTTTCGGTGAGATTCTGGCCCGCGAGGGATTACGGCAGCTGCGCATTGCCGAAACCGAAAAATACGCCCATGTGACCTATTTCTTTAATGGCGGAGTCGAGGTACCGTTCGAGAACGAGGATCGGGTTATGATACATTCCCCGAAAGTGGCTACATATGACCTTAAGCCGGAGATGTCTTCGGTCGAGGTGGCCGATGAAACGGTTCGCCGGATTCTCTCGAAAAAGTATGATGTTGTTATTCTTAATTTCGCAAATTGTGATATGGTCGGACATACGGGAATTCTTGAAGCGGCGGTGAAGGCGGTCGAGGCCGTTGATAACGGTCTTGGAAAAATTATGAAGGCGGTCGAAGCGGTCAAGGGCCAGGCAATAATCACCGCCGATCATGGTAATGCGGAACAAATGTGGGACCCCGACACCAATGGGCCGTTCACCGCCCATACGACGAATCCTGTCCCGTTCATATTTTATGACAGTACCGCCCGCGGCAGCAATGTGGGTTTAAGGCGCGGAGGTATCCTGGCCGACCTGGCGCCGACAATTATGCATTATTTAAATATTAAGCAGCCGGCCGAGATGACCGGCAAATCGATGTTTGTTTCAGGTGAAGTCCCAGTTTTCAGGAATTAA
- the lnt gene encoding apolipoprotein N-acyltransferase, producing the protein MFQVKSQFSGIKNFFWPNDSALRLRRAELTFWAFMLSVAYLPLPFGFLAWFSMARPIAIIAGLDKKSAFKAAYFYSFMSNLFQLYWVAVVTPPGMVAAIFIMSLYPAVILLIFRNLYVRRKLAGLILLPFLWVGMEYFRSLSEFAFPWTDLAYSQGYYLTLIQVVSVIGSYGLSFILIILNVLLWQAGLRMNLPETRMKCFSVFLVIILALYAYGWIVFPPFVIRGDMRVSLLQGNVDLSTKWREDTRDYNFVLYDSLASIAGGDSADLIVWPETAAPCYPRQEPHYGMVLGRTAIRSGAPNLIGSLDIEFYGDRRKTYNSAFQYLANGKLDKVYHKMKLVPFSEHSPYQDQFPLLSRQFLEKYVRAIRTHDVQWWSDFYTGDSIVIFQTDKADYAVLICYESAFPNLVREAINNGAEFLVNITNDTWFGRSPGPYQHMRFAVFRAVENRIWVARCANSGISALIDPYGRETEKAGLYVQKVVTGDIRPLDDLSTFTKIGPIVGQFSFFILCLAVALTLAIALYRRLRRNYPLYHNNI; encoded by the coding sequence TTGTTTCAGGTGAAGTCCCAGTTTTCAGGAATTAAAAATTTTTTCTGGCCCAATGATTCAGCGCTCCGCCTTAGAAGAGCGGAACTGACATTTTGGGCTTTCATGCTTTCGGTCGCATATTTACCGCTGCCCTTTGGCTTCCTGGCCTGGTTTTCCATGGCCCGGCCGATCGCAATTATTGCCGGCCTCGATAAAAAATCGGCATTCAAAGCGGCGTATTTCTATTCGTTCATGTCGAATCTTTTCCAATTGTACTGGGTGGCTGTGGTCACACCGCCCGGCATGGTGGCGGCGATTTTTATCATGTCCCTCTATCCGGCGGTGATACTTCTTATTTTCCGGAATCTTTATGTCAGAAGGAAATTGGCCGGTCTTATTTTGCTGCCGTTTCTTTGGGTGGGCATGGAATATTTCCGGAGCCTGAGTGAGTTTGCTTTTCCCTGGACCGATCTGGCTTACAGCCAGGGATATTACCTCACCCTTATACAGGTCGTTTCGGTTATTGGAAGTTACGGCCTGTCGTTTATTCTGATAATCCTGAATGTGCTGCTATGGCAGGCCGGTCTTCGCATGAATTTACCTGAAACCAGAATGAAATGTTTCAGTGTCTTTCTTGTTATAATTCTGGCGCTGTATGCGTACGGCTGGATAGTTTTTCCGCCTTTTGTAATCAGAGGAGACATGCGTGTCTCACTTCTGCAGGGTAATGTCGATTTAAGTACCAAGTGGAGAGAGGACACCCGGGATTATAACTTTGTCCTTTATGATTCGCTGGCTTCGATTGCGGGAGGCGATTCAGCCGATCTGATTGTCTGGCCGGAGACGGCCGCTCCCTGTTACCCGCGCCAGGAACCGCATTATGGTATGGTTCTTGGGCGGACGGCCATCAGAAGCGGGGCGCCGAATCTTATCGGCAGTCTTGATATTGAGTTTTATGGCGACCGGAGAAAGACCTATAACTCCGCCTTTCAATATTTAGCCAATGGAAAATTAGATAAAGTTTATCACAAGATGAAGCTGGTACCTTTTTCGGAACATTCGCCTTACCAGGACCAGTTCCCATTGCTTTCGCGCCAGTTTCTGGAAAAATATGTGCGCGCCATCAGAACGCATGATGTCCAATGGTGGTCCGATTTTTATACCGGAGATTCGATAGTCATCTTCCAAACCGATAAAGCCGACTATGCTGTTCTTATCTGTTATGAATCGGCTTTTCCCAATCTGGTGCGAGAGGCCATTAATAATGGCGCCGAATTCCTGGTGAATATCACCAATGACACCTGGTTCGGACGTTCGCCCGGGCCTTATCAGCACATGCGCTTTGCCGTCTTCCGGGCCGTGGAGAACCGAATCTGGGTCGCCCGATGTGCCAATTCGGGCATCTCGGCGCTGATTGATCCCTATGGCCGTGAGACGGAAAAGGCTGGTTTATATGTGCAGAAAGTAGTTACCGGCGACATAAGGCCCCTGGACGACCTCTCGACATTTACAAAAATCGGCCCGATTGTCGGGCAATTCTCCTTTTTTATTTTATGCCTTGCAGTAGCCCTGACGCTTGCAATCGCTTTATATCGCAGGTTAAGGAGAAATTACCCCCTTTATCACAATAATATTTAA
- a CDS encoding glycosyltransferase family 2 protein: MSSNNIEISVVLISYNGREFIDDCLRTTLESLESVTFEIIVIDNASSDGTVEIIENKFSQAKLIRNSANLGFAKAVNQGFDAARGEFILLLNQDTRIVGDAVPRLMRRMTDDPAIGAIGPKFIGFDGKLQYSARAFPRYRDLLFEFTGLSYLFKRSKVFAAWKMGWFDHRTEQEVDQPMGAALMTRRDVIEKVGNFDESFGIFFNDVDFCRRVQEAGFINLYFPEAVVEHFVGGSTRQKKARMIIESHRAMYKYFNKYSKTPPGIPLLWFWGGVLYITAYIRAVFSKLF; this comes from the coding sequence ATGAGCAGTAATAATATTGAAATATCGGTTGTCCTTATCAGCTATAACGGCCGGGAATTCATCGATGACTGTCTGCGGACAACGCTGGAATCACTTGAGTCCGTGACCTTCGAGATTATCGTTATCGATAATGCTTCTTCGGACGGTACCGTCGAAATAATTGAAAATAAATTTTCTCAAGCCAAATTGATCAGGAACAGTGCCAATCTTGGTTTTGCAAAAGCAGTCAATCAGGGATTCGATGCGGCTCGCGGCGAATTTATACTACTATTGAATCAGGACACCAGGATCGTTGGTGATGCCGTTCCCCGGTTAATGCGCAGAATGACGGATGATCCGGCCATTGGAGCGATCGGGCCGAAATTTATCGGCTTCGACGGTAAATTGCAGTATTCGGCCAGAGCTTTTCCGCGTTATCGTGATCTTTTGTTTGAGTTCACCGGCCTATCATACCTGTTTAAGCGCTCAAAAGTATTTGCCGCCTGGAAAATGGGATGGTTCGATCATCGGACCGAGCAGGAAGTCGATCAGCCGATGGGAGCCGCTTTGATGACGCGCCGCGATGTGATCGAGAAGGTGGGCAACTTCGACGAGAGCTTCGGAATTTTCTTTAATGATGTCGATTTCTGCCGCCGTGTTCAGGAAGCAGGCTTTATAAATTTGTATTTCCCGGAGGCGGTCGTCGAACATTTTGTCGGCGGCTCGACGCGCCAAAAAAAGGCGCGGATGATTATTGAGTCGCACCGCGCCATGTATAAGTATTTCAATAAATACAGCAAGACACCGCCGGGGATTCCATTACTCTGGTTCTGGGGCGGTGTCTTGTACATTACCGCCTATATAAGGGCGGTATTCAGCAAGCTTTTCTAA